TTCCAGTTGGATTTTTGTTTCCGCATCTTCGCTTCTTTAGCTAACCCAACGGTGACTAAGTGACGCGCCTTCTGTTGCAAATAATGTTGAACCCACTGAAAGTCTTCGGAATCCAGCGAAATTTGGAAGAAATTCTCAATTGCTTGCTTAATCAGTGCTTGACTCGAATTAAAAATGGCTTGCGCTGGTGTATCAATGGTAAGTGCTAAATCCTCATCTGCCACAATCATTTGAATCACCGGAACCGCCATTTTAGCAAATCGTTTAGAATCCATTGAACGGATGTACCATAGGATAATCTGAGTGTCGTTACTATTACTGTTTCCCAAATCTAATTTAGTTGTATATGGTGAAACCACTTGCAAATTAGCTGGATTATTCCCACTAATTTGTTGGACTTGAGTGGCAATGTTTGAACTTGGCAGGAGCATCGGTGCATTTAGAGCAAGAGCCGCTTTCATCAAATCACGATTATGATAATCAGTATCATTAAAAGCTAGGGCAAGTTGGTAATTTTGGTTTAATTTCTTCGTAACCTCTTTATTTTCTGGACCAATTGCTGTAATTATGCGGGGCTGATTTGATTCCTTAGCAAAATACTTTTCTAGGACTTCTAGTTTTAAATCATCCATCCTTGTATATTTTGTTTTATCAAAGCGCTTGCTATGCGCCAAAATTGTAACTTGATCAGCAGCAGTGTAATCAATGTTCAGCACCGCTTCCCCGGTTGGATCATACAGAACTTCCTTTTGTAATTTAGAATCAAGCAAAAATTGACGTCGTGCTAAAAAGCCACGGGCATCGAATTGGTCAATCCGTTGATTTTCATTAGAAAAATAGGTGATTTTTTGTAAAAATTGATCAGCGAACATTTCTGCAAAGGCTACTTTTACTCCGTCTTTAGCCAATATTATTCCGCTGGGCGAATAGATTCTTTCCAATCCATCTAGCTCCGGAAGATCCTCCAGCGCTAGTGGTTTCCCTAAGTGACTTGAAACTCCTTGAATCGCATCAAAGGTTTGAAAATAGCAAGAATGAAGCAAATTAAACCGATTTAATTGGTATGGTAAAAAAGGAGAAAAAGTGTCCGTAACAA
This genomic stretch from Fructilactobacillus carniphilus harbors:
- the asp1 gene encoding accessory Sec system protein Asp1 gives rise to the protein MFYLIPNWEKDSLNLDYDVILNYALMLEENDEPYVLVTDTFSPFLPYQLNRFNLLHSCYFQTFDAIQGVSSHLGKPLALEDLPELDGLERIYSPSGIILAKDGVKVAFAEMFADQFLQKITYFSNENQRIDQFDARGFLARRQFLLDSKLQKEVLYDPTGEAVLNIDYTAADQVTILAHSKRFDKTKYTRMDDLKLEVLEKYFAKESNQPRIITAIGPENKEVTKKLNQNYQLALAFNDTDYHNRDLMKAALALNAPMLLPSSNIATQVQQISGNNPANLQVVSPYTTKLDLGNSNSNDTQIILWYIRSMDSKRFAKMAVPVIQMIVADEDLALTIDTPAQAIFNSSQALIKQAIENFFQISLDSEDFQWVQHYLQQKARHLVTVGLAKEAKMRKQKSNWKRLIKAAETVDRIRVQGNSSVDFYDYEFNRIRVLVDLSQVPDTYLQVKAISAGIPQINHVATQFVKNYQNGIVIKEDDKLVAALQYFVHTLKNWNQALVDNVKEISAFSGAANIKKLKSIFKDGGA